The following are from one region of the Fusarium verticillioides 7600 chromosome 1, whole genome shotgun sequence genome:
- a CDS encoding 2,4-dienoyl-CoA reductase (NADPH2) has protein sequence MPVPESEYLSPVWRDGIFNGRVIFVTGGAGSICSMQTRALVRLGANACIIGRSVEKTELAARDIASVREGAKVIGIGGCDVRKIDSLQAAAERCVKELGGIDFVIAGAAGNFVAPIEGLSSNAFKTVMDIDVLGTFNTIKATMPHLLKSSTPRIIYVSATFHYTGMPLQAHVSAAKASIDSLMASVALEYGPRGVTSNVIAPGGIEGTEGLARLGSDVEIEKKRYAKGIPLGRTGTVRDIADATVFLFSDAGSYVSGQVLAVDGAAWRRQGAISVGTEAGMEYPDYILNGEFSKNLRDPRKNGKAKL, from the exons ATGCCCGTTCCCGAGTCTGAGTATCTCAGCCCCGTCTGGCGAGATGGGATCTTCA ATGGCCGCGTTATCTTTGTGACTGGCGGTGCAGGAAGCATCTGCAGCATGCAGACGCGAGCATTAGTTCGCCTGGGTGCAAATGCATGCATCATTGGCCGAAGTGTCGAGAAGACAGAGCTTGCGGCCAGAGACATCGCGAGTGTAAGAGAGGGAGCCAAGGTGATAGGAATCGGTGGCTGTGATGTTCGAAAG ATCGACAGTCTtcaggctgctgctgagcgaTGCGTAaaagagcttggagggaTCGACTTTGTCAT CGCTGGTGCAGCTGGCAACTTTGTCGCTCCTATTGAAGGCCTCAGCTCCAATGCATTCAAGACGGTAATGGACATCGATGTCTTGGGAACATTCAACACAATCAAGGCGACAATGCCCCATCTCCTAAAGAGCTCAACCCCTCGGATCATCTACGTCTCTGCCACTTTCCATTACACCGGCATGCCTCTCCAGGCACACGTCTCTGCAGCCAAGGCGTCTATTGACTCACTCATGGCGTCCGTTGCCCTGGAGTATGGACCAAGAGGGGTGACAAGTAACGTAATTGCCCCAGGAGGTATCGAGGGCACTGAGGGTCTGGCCAGATTGGGGAGCGATGTGgaaattgagaagaagagatacgCCAAGGGTATCCCGCTGGGCCGCACTGGAACTGTACGGGATATCGCTGACGCGACAGTCTTTTTGTTCAGCGACGCTGGAAGCTATGTCAGCGGACAAGTCCtagctgttgatggtgcGGCATGGAGACGTCAGGGAGCCATCAGCGTGGGAACGGAGGCTGGCATGGAGTACCCGGATTATATTCTCAACGGAGAGTTCTCAAAGAACCTGCGAGATCCAAGAAAGAACGGAAAGGCTAAGTTGTAA
- a CDS encoding acid phosphatase, whose protein sequence is MHAKPLSLLVLSALPSLTAAEDVLGLYVFHRHGDRTAKAWKPVNFTALGADEVYSSGSWYRDTYVSKDASRKITGLSPESAVLSQLDVTSPVDAVLQNSALVFMQGLYPPTKQFETLANGSRVEAPLSGYQYIPIASVETAASDKNSENSAWLQGNSGCTNAEASSNDYFSSPEYAGAYKDSESFYQGLLPVINGTYGKDEANFQNAYTIFDLINVARIHNSSIPSDDLLDESTLEKLYYLASIHEWNLAYNSSEPVRAIAGSVLAGQIIEALEPLAEGKKGPKVNIQFGAYAAFMSFFGLAGLDKVSSDFKGVVDYASSMAFELVTNATNPTADDVSVRFYFANGTAAQHTPKLFPLFGKDETTISWKDFKTGMSDFAIEDTKHWCKLCGNNDGTCASSSDDDSTSSQSSSGGSGNGVSKPVAGVIGALVTLVVILGVQAAFILLGGLRLVKKSTLAAAGASQAEAVKA, encoded by the exons ATGCACGCCAAGcccctctccctcctcgtGCTATCTGCCCTCCCCTCCTTGactgcagctgaagatgtcCTTGGCCTTTACGTCTTCCACCGTCACGGTGATCGCACTGCCAAGGCCTGGAAGCCCGTAAACTTCACAGCTCTCGGAGCCGACGAGGTTTACTCTTCCGGTTCTTGGTACCGCGATACTTATGTGAGCAAGGATGCTTCACGAAAGATCACTGGCCTCAGCCCCGAGTCAGCCGTCTTGTCTCAGCTAGATGTCACTTCTCCCGTCGATGCTGTGCTTCAGAACTCTGCTCTTGTATTCATGCAGGGGCTTTACCCTCCTACGAAGCAGTTTGAGACCCTTGCCAATGGATCCAGGGTTGAGGCTCCTTTGAGTGGATATCAATACATTCCCATTGCTTCAGTAGAGACTGCAGCCAGCGACAAGAACTCTGAGAACAGTGCTTGGCTCCAGGGGAACAGTGGTTGCACCAACGCGGAGGCTAGCTCAAATGATTACTTCTCCTCCCCCGAGTACGCTGGAGCATACAAGGACTCTGAAAGCTTTTATCAGGGCCTTCTGCCTGTCATCAATGGAACCTACGGCAAAGATGAGGCCAACTTCCAGAATGCCTATACCA tctttgatctcatcaatgtTGCTCGTATTCACAATTCTAGCATCCCTTCCGATGATCTGCTCGATGAGTCCACCCTGGAAAAGCTATATTATCTCGCTTCCATCCATGAGTGGAACCTCGCCTACAACAGCAGCGAACCCGTCCGTGCCATTGCGGGCTCGGTGCTTGCTGGCCAGATcattgaggctcttgagcCCCTTGCAGAGGGTAAGAAGGGACCCAAGGTCAACATCCAGTTCGGTGCCTATGCTGCtttcatgtctttcttcGGTCTTGCTGGTCTCGACAAGGTCAGCTCCGACTTCAAGGGAGTCGTCGACTACGCCTCATCTATGGCCTTTGAGCTCGTAACCAACGCCACAAACCCTACTGCCGACGACGTCAGTGTCCGCTTCTACTTTGCCAACGGCACTGCTGCTCAACACACCCCGAAGTTGTTCCCTCTCTTCGGTAAGGATGAGACCACCATCTCTTGGAAGGACTTCAAGACTGGCATGTCTGATTTCGCCATTGAGGACACCAAGCACTGGTGCAAGCTTTGCGGAAACAACGATGGCACCTGCGCTAGTAGCTCGGATGATGACTCTACTTCATCTCAATCAAGCTCTGGCGGCTCTGGCAACGGTGTCTCGAAGCCAGTTGCTGGCGTCATTGGTGCCCTTGTTACTCTCGTTGTCATTTTGGGTGTCCAGGCTGCCTTTATTCTGCTCGGCGGTCTgcgtcttgtcaagaagtcGACGCTTGCAGCTGCTGGCGCATCTCAGGCCGAAGCAGTCAAGGCGTGA
- a CDS encoding 2,4-dienoyl-CoA reductase (NADPH2), which produces MQTRALVRLGANACIIGRSVEKTELAARDIASVREGAKVIGIGGCDVRKIDSLQAAAERCVKELGGIDFVIAGAAGNFVAPIEGLSSNAFKTVMDIDVLGTFNTIKATMPHLLKSSTPRIIYVSATFHYTGMPLQAHVSAAKASIDSLMASVALEYGPRGVTSNVIAPGGIEGTEGLARLGSDVEIEKKRYAKGIPLGRTGTVRDIADATVFLFSDAGSYVSGQVLAVDGAAWRRQGAISVGTEAGMEYPDYILNGEFSKNLRDPRKNGKAKL; this is translated from the exons ATGCAGACGCGAGCATTAGTTCGCCTGGGTGCAAATGCATGCATCATTGGCCGAAGTGTCGAGAAGACAGAGCTTGCGGCCAGAGACATCGCGAGTGTAAGAGAGGGAGCCAAGGTGATAGGAATCGGTGGCTGTGATGTTCGAAAG ATCGACAGTCTtcaggctgctgctgagcgaTGCGTAaaagagcttggagggaTCGACTTTGTCAT CGCTGGTGCAGCTGGCAACTTTGTCGCTCCTATTGAAGGCCTCAGCTCCAATGCATTCAAGACGGTAATGGACATCGATGTCTTGGGAACATTCAACACAATCAAGGCGACAATGCCCCATCTCCTAAAGAGCTCAACCCCTCGGATCATCTACGTCTCTGCCACTTTCCATTACACCGGCATGCCTCTCCAGGCACACGTCTCTGCAGCCAAGGCGTCTATTGACTCACTCATGGCGTCCGTTGCCCTGGAGTATGGACCAAGAGGGGTGACAAGTAACGTAATTGCCCCAGGAGGTATCGAGGGCACTGAGGGTCTGGCCAGATTGGGGAGCGATGTGgaaattgagaagaagagatacgCCAAGGGTATCCCGCTGGGCCGCACTGGAACTGTACGGGATATCGCTGACGCGACAGTCTTTTTGTTCAGCGACGCTGGAAGCTATGTCAGCGGACAAGTCCtagctgttgatggtgcGGCATGGAGACGTCAGGGAGCCATCAGCGTGGGAACGGAGGCTGGCATGGAGTACCCGGATTATATTCTCAACGGAGAGTTCTCAAAGAACCTGCGAGATCCAAGAAAGAACGGAAAGGCTAAGTTGTAA